One genomic segment of Phyllopteryx taeniolatus isolate TA_2022b chromosome 12, UOR_Ptae_1.2, whole genome shotgun sequence includes these proteins:
- the ankrd10b gene encoding ankyrin repeat domain-containing protein 10b isoform X1: MSLGCESGFSSEEVLNSRFPLHRACRDGDVGALCSFLQTTANPADLNVEDTFYGWTPIHWAAHFGKLECVMHLVQVGCGVNVVTSKFAQTPTHISAFGGHPQCLLWLLQAGADINRQDYVGETPIHKAARAGSLECINALLVQGAKADKRAVNPTDTQRFPLCRVRNASGLTAADLAHAQGFQECAELLSNAQNFQQNMAQFHNGDFLNGTSQNGGHTQPTTQGRSLFKGIPNRKRSFDDQEVNPVKKARPNGLGMLLELQNGNGPVAGAGESPMESMELESSVSTGGPGPFALGPNGVAPANGLGPMDQWEDQGGRAMSSSATKELEVFNVASMQTPCRCTNSYAYL, encoded by the exons ATGTCGCTTGGGTGCGAGTCTGGCTTCTCGAGCGAGGAGGTGTTAAACAGCCGCTTCCCTCTCCACCGGGCGTGCAGGGATGGAGATGTCGGCGCCTTGTGCTCCTTCCTTCAGACCACCGCCAACCCGGCCGACCTCAACGTGGAGGACACCTTCTACGGCTGGACGCCTATACACTGGGCAGCTCATTTCGGAAAG CTGGAGTGCGTGATGCATCTGGTACAAGTGGGCTGCGGCGTCAACGTTGTGACCTCCAAGTTTGCCCAGACGCCCACTCACATTTCAGCGTTTGGAGGACATCCCCAGTGCTTGTTATGGCTCCTACAAGCCGGCGCAGACATTAATAGACAG GACTATGTGGGCGAGACGCCCATCCACAAGGCTGCACGTGCGGGCAGTCTGGAGTGCATCAACGCTCTCTTGGTGCAGGGAGCAAAAGCTGA CAAACGTGCAGTAAATCCCACTGACACTCAACGTTTCCCGTTGTGCAGAGTGAGGAATGCCAGCGGGCTGACCGCCGCCGACCTGGCCCACGCGCAGGGCTTCCAGGAGTGCGCCGAGCTTCTCTCCAATGCCCAGAACTTCCAACAAAACATGGCTCAGTTCCATAACGGAGACTTTCTCAATGGCACCAGCCAGAATGGGGGGCACACTCAGCCCACTACCCAGGGCCGTAGCCTCTTCAAGGGCATACCCAACAGAAAGAGGTCATTCGATGACCAGGAAGTCAACCCAGTGAAGAAGGCGAGACCTAACG gtCTGGGCATGCTGCTTGAATTGCAGAACGGTAACGGGCCAGTTGCTGGTGCTGGAGAGTCCCCAATGGAAAGCATGGAGTTGGAGTCTTCTGTGAGCACAGGTGGGCCAGGACCCTTTGCATTGGGGCCAAACGGGGTGGCGCCGGCGAACGGGCTGGGGCCCATGGATCAGTGGGAGGACCAGGGGGGACGGGCTATGTCCAGCTCAGCAACTAAAGAGCTGGAGGTCTTCAATGTGGCGTCCATGCAGACGCCTTGTCGCTGCACCAACTCTTACGCTTATTTGTAG
- the ankrd10b gene encoding ankyrin repeat domain-containing protein 10b isoform X3 — translation MSLGCESGFSSEEVLNSRFPLHRACRDGDVGALCSFLQTTANPADLNVEDTFYGWTPIHWAAHFGKLECVMHLVQVGCGVNVVTSKFAQTPTHISAFGGHPQCLLWLLQAGADINRQDYVGETPIHKAARAGSLECINALLVQGAKAEVRNASGLTAADLAHAQGFQECAELLSNAQNFQQNMAQFHNGDFLNGTSQNGGHTQPTTQGRSLFKGIPNRKRSFDDQEVNPVKKARPNGLGMLLELQNGNGPVAGAGESPMESMELESSVSTGGPGPFALGPNGVAPANGLGPMDQWEDQGGRAMSSSATKELEVFNVASMQTPCRCTNSYAYL, via the exons ATGTCGCTTGGGTGCGAGTCTGGCTTCTCGAGCGAGGAGGTGTTAAACAGCCGCTTCCCTCTCCACCGGGCGTGCAGGGATGGAGATGTCGGCGCCTTGTGCTCCTTCCTTCAGACCACCGCCAACCCGGCCGACCTCAACGTGGAGGACACCTTCTACGGCTGGACGCCTATACACTGGGCAGCTCATTTCGGAAAG CTGGAGTGCGTGATGCATCTGGTACAAGTGGGCTGCGGCGTCAACGTTGTGACCTCCAAGTTTGCCCAGACGCCCACTCACATTTCAGCGTTTGGAGGACATCCCCAGTGCTTGTTATGGCTCCTACAAGCCGGCGCAGACATTAATAGACAG GACTATGTGGGCGAGACGCCCATCCACAAGGCTGCACGTGCGGGCAGTCTGGAGTGCATCAACGCTCTCTTGGTGCAGGGAGCAAAAGCTGA AGTGAGGAATGCCAGCGGGCTGACCGCCGCCGACCTGGCCCACGCGCAGGGCTTCCAGGAGTGCGCCGAGCTTCTCTCCAATGCCCAGAACTTCCAACAAAACATGGCTCAGTTCCATAACGGAGACTTTCTCAATGGCACCAGCCAGAATGGGGGGCACACTCAGCCCACTACCCAGGGCCGTAGCCTCTTCAAGGGCATACCCAACAGAAAGAGGTCATTCGATGACCAGGAAGTCAACCCAGTGAAGAAGGCGAGACCTAACG gtCTGGGCATGCTGCTTGAATTGCAGAACGGTAACGGGCCAGTTGCTGGTGCTGGAGAGTCCCCAATGGAAAGCATGGAGTTGGAGTCTTCTGTGAGCACAGGTGGGCCAGGACCCTTTGCATTGGGGCCAAACGGGGTGGCGCCGGCGAACGGGCTGGGGCCCATGGATCAGTGGGAGGACCAGGGGGGACGGGCTATGTCCAGCTCAGCAACTAAAGAGCTGGAGGTCTTCAATGTGGCGTCCATGCAGACGCCTTGTCGCTGCACCAACTCTTACGCTTATTTGTAG